From Deltaproteobacteria bacterium, a single genomic window includes:
- a CDS encoding urease subunit gamma, protein MHLTPREVDKLVLHGAGVLAQKRLARGLRLNQPEAVALISTQLLELIRDGRSVAELMDLGRRMLGRAQVLSGVPEMILEVQVEGTFPDGTKLVTVHHPVALEQGDLALALYGSFLPPPDASKFAAAREEPVAGEVLATSGEIELNAGREAVALKVVNRGDRPIQVGSHYPFAETNRALVFDRGRAYGKRLDIPAGTAVRFEPGESRTVQLVAFAGARIVRGGNSLGDGPTTRENQARFLDAVASRGFGHAEEKP, encoded by the coding sequence ATGCACCTGACGCCCCGCGAAGTGGACAAGCTGGTGTTGCACGGCGCCGGCGTCCTGGCGCAGAAGCGGCTCGCGCGCGGGCTGCGCCTGAACCAGCCGGAGGCGGTCGCGCTGATCTCGACGCAACTTCTGGAGTTGATTCGGGACGGCCGCAGCGTGGCCGAGCTGATGGATCTCGGGCGCCGCATGCTCGGGCGCGCCCAGGTGCTGTCCGGCGTGCCGGAGATGATCCTGGAAGTGCAGGTGGAAGGGACATTCCCGGACGGGACGAAGCTGGTCACCGTCCACCATCCCGTCGCGCTCGAGCAGGGAGATCTCGCGCTGGCCCTTTACGGCAGTTTCCTGCCTCCGCCGGACGCGTCGAAGTTCGCCGCCGCGCGCGAGGAGCCGGTGGCCGGAGAGGTGCTGGCTACTTCCGGTGAGATCGAGCTGAACGCCGGGCGGGAGGCGGTGGCGCTCAAGGTGGTGAATCGCGGCGACCGGCCCATCCAGGTGGGCAGTCACTATCCATTTGCGGAAACGAACCGGGCCCTGGTGTTCGACCGCGGGCGCGCCTACGGAAAGCGGCTCGACATTCCTGCGGGGACGGCGGTCCGGTTCGAACCCGGCGAGAGCCGCACCGTGCAGCTCGTCGCGTTTGCCGGCGCGCGCATCGTGCGCGGCGGAAACTCGCTTGGCGACGGTCCGACCACCCGGGAGAACCAGGCGCGCTTCCTCGACGCCGTCGCCTCCCGCGGATTCGGGCACGCGGAGGAGAAGCCGTGA
- a CDS encoding urea ABC transporter permease subunit UrtB, producing the protein QLAGTIAAAAGLGLANKFLEPVAGAVLAKIVVLVFIILFIQRRPQGLFALRGRAADD; encoded by the coding sequence CAGCTGGCGGGCACGATCGCGGCGGCGGCGGGACTCGGCCTCGCGAACAAGTTCCTGGAACCGGTCGCGGGCGCGGTGCTGGCGAAGATCGTCGTACTTGTGTTCATCATCCTCTTCATCCAGCGGCGTCCGCAGGGACTGTTCGCGCTGCGCGGGCGGGCGGCGGACGACTGA
- the ureG gene encoding urease accessory protein UreG, giving the protein MAHEGEHEHADHPGHFHERETPRRRDYSARAFTVGVGGPVGSGKTALVLALCRALRDRVSLGVVTNDIFTREDAEFLVRNEALPRERIRAVETGGCPHAAIREDISHNLLALEQLMEEVHPDLLFVESGGDNLAAQYSRELADYTIYVIDVAGGDKVPRKGGPGITQSDLLVINKTDLAPHVGADLSVMDRDARRMRGDGPTVFAEVTKGVGVDEIVSNLLAAWRRRTQ; this is encoded by the coding sequence ATGGCGCACGAGGGCGAGCACGAGCATGCGGATCATCCCGGCCACTTCCACGAGCGCGAGACGCCGAGGCGGCGCGACTATAGCGCGCGCGCCTTCACGGTTGGGGTCGGAGGCCCCGTCGGCAGCGGGAAGACGGCGCTGGTGCTGGCCCTCTGCCGTGCGCTGCGCGACCGCGTCAGCCTCGGAGTGGTGACCAACGACATCTTCACCCGGGAGGACGCCGAGTTCCTGGTGCGCAACGAGGCGCTGCCGCGGGAGCGGATCCGCGCGGTGGAGACGGGCGGCTGCCCGCACGCGGCGATCCGGGAGGACATCAGCCACAACCTGCTCGCGCTCGAGCAGTTGATGGAGGAGGTGCATCCCGATCTGCTGTTCGTGGAGAGCGGTGGGGACAATCTGGCGGCGCAGTACAGCCGCGAGCTCGCGGACTACACCATCTACGTCATCGACGTAGCGGGCGGAGACAAGGTCCCGCGCAAAGGCGGCCCGGGGATTACGCAGTCGGATCTGCTGGTGATCAACAAGACGGATCTGGCGCCCCACGTCGGTGCGGATCTGTCAGTCATGGACCGGGACGCGCGCCGGATGCGCGGCGACGGCCCTACCGTGTTTGCTGAGGTGACGAAAGGCGTCGGTGTCGACGAGATCGTATCGAACCTGCTCGCCGCCTGGCGGCGCAGGACTCAGTGA
- the urtE gene encoding urea ABC transporter ATP-binding subunit UrtE: MLNVRGLNQYYGGSHILRGIDLEIPTGACTALLGRNGVGKTTLLRCLMGELPVRSGTVVLDGEDVTAMPVYERARRGIGYVPQGREIFSRLTVAENLVVAEAAARRGEVTPREELEQLFPILRTMQRRRGGDLSGGQQQQLAIARALVPRPRVLLLDEPTEGIQPSTIKEIGRVLRKLLERQMTILLVEQYLDFALELAEHCVVLSRGEIVMRGRAAELDPAQVGKHLSV, translated from the coding sequence ATGCTGAACGTGCGCGGGCTCAACCAGTATTACGGTGGAAGCCACATCCTGCGGGGAATCGATCTGGAGATCCCCACCGGCGCCTGCACCGCCCTGCTCGGCCGGAACGGCGTGGGCAAGACCACGCTCTTGCGGTGCCTGATGGGCGAGCTGCCGGTGCGCTCAGGGACAGTGGTCCTGGACGGCGAGGACGTCACCGCGATGCCGGTCTACGAGCGCGCCCGCCGCGGAATCGGGTACGTTCCACAAGGGCGGGAGATTTTCTCGCGCCTGACGGTGGCCGAGAACCTCGTCGTCGCCGAGGCGGCGGCACGCCGTGGCGAGGTCACGCCCCGCGAAGAGCTGGAGCAGCTCTTTCCCATCCTGCGCACCATGCAAAGGCGCCGGGGCGGCGATCTTTCCGGTGGCCAGCAGCAGCAGCTCGCCATTGCCCGGGCGCTGGTCCCCCGCCCGCGGGTACTGCTGCTGGACGAGCCCACGGAGGGAATCCAGCCCTCGACAATCAAGGAGATTGGACGCGTCCTGCGAAAGCTGCTCGAGCGGCAGATGACGATCCTCCTCGTCGAGCAGTACCTCGACTTCGCCCTCGAGCTCGCCGAGCACTGCGTGGTTCTCTCGCGCGGCGAGATCGTCATGCGCGGGCGCGCGGCGGAGCTGGATCCCGCGCAGGTCGGAAAACACCTTTCCGTCTGA
- the urtC gene encoding urea ABC transporter permease subunit UrtC translates to MTRRLLSLGANFSWPQWPLPGAGLRTLFPRRTWTIVLGGYALLAVVVPVLHLAVPASSAWHVGDYAVTLGGKILCYATVALAMDLVWGYAGILSLGHGLFFALGGYAMGMYLMRAIGSEGVYGDPILPDFMVFLDWKQLPWYWQGSEHFLQQALLVVVAPSLIAFVFGWFAFRSRIRGVYFSIITQALTFAFMLLFFRNQTGFGGNNGFTDFKRILGFHLASPRTRVALFALSATWLLVALIGCRLLVRSKFGRVLTAIRDAEDRVRFCGYDPVGFKLFVWTLSAAICGVAGALYVPQVGIINPSEMSPANSVEIAIWVAVGGRGTLLGPILGAALINGAKSWLTVAAPEMWLYALGLLFIVVTRWLPDGVLGLLRRESK, encoded by the coding sequence ATGACGCGGAGGCTGCTCAGCCTGGGCGCGAACTTCTCCTGGCCGCAGTGGCCCCTGCCGGGGGCAGGACTGCGAACTCTCTTTCCACGCCGGACGTGGACCATCGTGCTCGGTGGATACGCGCTGCTCGCCGTCGTCGTGCCGGTGCTGCACCTCGCCGTGCCTGCCTCGAGCGCCTGGCACGTCGGAGACTACGCAGTCACGCTGGGCGGCAAGATCCTCTGCTACGCCACCGTGGCGCTCGCCATGGATCTGGTCTGGGGATACGCGGGCATCCTCAGCCTGGGCCACGGGCTCTTCTTCGCGCTCGGCGGCTACGCGATGGGCATGTACCTGATGCGCGCCATCGGCAGCGAGGGCGTATATGGCGACCCGATCCTGCCCGACTTCATGGTGTTCCTCGACTGGAAGCAGCTGCCTTGGTACTGGCAGGGCTCGGAGCATTTTCTCCAGCAGGCGCTGCTGGTGGTCGTCGCACCCTCGCTGATCGCCTTCGTCTTCGGCTGGTTCGCGTTCCGTTCCCGCATCCGGGGCGTCTACTTCTCCATCATCACGCAGGCCCTCACGTTCGCCTTCATGCTCCTGTTCTTCCGGAACCAGACCGGATTCGGCGGGAACAACGGCTTCACCGACTTCAAGCGCATCCTCGGGTTCCACCTCGCCAGCCCCCGCACGCGCGTGGCGTTGTTCGCGCTCTCTGCCACCTGGCTCCTGGTCGCGCTGATCGGCTGCCGCCTGCTGGTGCGCTCGAAGTTCGGACGCGTGCTCACCGCCATCCGCGATGCGGAGGACCGGGTCCGTTTCTGCGGCTACGACCCGGTGGGGTTCAAGCTCTTCGTCTGGACGCTCTCCGCGGCCATCTGCGGCGTCGCCGGCGCCCTCTATGTGCCGCAGGTCGGAATCATCAATCCGTCGGAAATGTCGCCGGCGAACTCCGTGGAGATCGCCATCTGGGTGGCGGTCGGCGGCCGTGGCACCCTGCTCGGCCCGATCCTGGGAGCGGCGCTGATCAATGGCGCCAAGAGCTGGCTGACGGTCGCCGCGCCCGAGATGTGGCTCTACGCGCTGGGGCTCCTCTTCATCGTGGTCACGCGCTGGCTGCCCGACGGCGTGCTCGGCCTTTTGCGTCGGGAGAGCAAGTGA
- a CDS encoding urease accessory protein UreD, with translation MSFERAGAATVVGAAYATLGGGFVDGDRVRLRISVAEGARAFVSSQGPTRIYRSPRGCESETAVEIAPGGALVLAPDPTACFAGARFRQRIDVALADGASVALWDVLSAGRIARGERWALDRCSLALTARRDGRTFLDECWLLDPSHGALRSRLGRFEALATALLVGPLFATVAEKWRAALDSQPPAARAPVLESASALAGGGLVVRLAAESVEELVRSLRSRLAGIPALLGDDPWARRA, from the coding sequence TTGTCGTTCGAGCGCGCGGGCGCCGCCACGGTGGTCGGCGCCGCCTACGCCACCCTGGGTGGCGGCTTCGTGGACGGGGATCGGGTGCGGCTGCGGATCTCCGTCGCCGAGGGAGCGCGCGCGTTCGTCTCCTCTCAGGGACCCACGCGCATCTACCGATCGCCGCGGGGCTGCGAGAGCGAGACCGCGGTCGAGATCGCTCCTGGCGGGGCGCTGGTCCTGGCGCCGGATCCGACGGCTTGTTTCGCGGGCGCTCGCTTCCGGCAGCGCATCGACGTGGCGCTCGCGGACGGCGCTTCCGTCGCGCTCTGGGACGTCCTTTCGGCGGGCCGCATCGCCCGCGGAGAGCGTTGGGCGCTCGATCGCTGCTCGCTCGCCCTCACGGCGCGGCGAGATGGGCGGACGTTCCTCGACGAGTGCTGGCTCCTCGATCCCTCGCATGGCGCGCTGCGCTCGCGTCTGGGCCGCTTCGAAGCCCTCGCCACGGCGCTACTCGTCGGGCCGTTGTTCGCGACGGTGGCCGAGAAGTGGCGCGCGGCGCTCGACTCGCAGCCACCCGCGGCACGCGCGCCGGTGCTCGAGTCCGCGAGCGCGCTCGCAGGCGGCGGGCTCGTCGTCCGTCTCGCCGCCGAATCGGTCGAGGAGCTGGTCCGCTCCCTGCGCTCCCGTCTCGCCGGAATTCCCGCGCTGCTCGGAGACGATCCCTGGGCGCGCCGCGCCTGA
- the ureC gene encoding urease subunit alpha, giving the protein MSRRIERRHYADLYGPTTGDRVRLGDTALIAEVERDLTSYGDECKFGGGKVLRDGQGQKAGATDPEALDCVITNALILDWTGIYKADVGIKDGRIAGIGKAGNPDTMADVTPGMVVGVTTEAIAGEGLILTAGGIDTHIHFISPQQAPDAIASGITSWVGGGTGPATGTNATTCTPGAWNLARMLQAVDDLPLNVGFTGKGNTSRPEGLLDQIRAGAIGLKLHEDWGTTPAAIDCCLSVAEGEDVQVTIHTDTLNESGFVDDSIAAFKGRTIHTYHSEGAGGGHAPDILRVCGVASVLPSSTNPTRPFTVNTLDEHLDMLMVCHHLDREIVEDVAFAESRIRGETIAAEDILHDLGAISMMSSDSQAMGRVGEVITRTWQTGHKMREQRGRLAGEHGENDNLRIRRYVAKYTINPAIAHGFADAVGSVEIGKLADLVLWKPAFFGIKPELVIKGGFIAWAQMGDAGASIPTPQPLLMRPMFGARAPGAISLAFVSRRALDDGTVTPLGLRKRLHAVRGCRSLGKRDMKLNDALPKLEVDPESYEVRADGEVLRCEPATRLPLSQRYSLF; this is encoded by the coding sequence GTGAGCCGGCGGATCGAGCGACGCCATTACGCGGACCTGTACGGACCAACCACGGGCGATCGCGTACGGCTCGGAGACACGGCGCTGATCGCCGAGGTCGAGCGGGATCTGACGTCGTATGGGGACGAGTGCAAGTTCGGCGGCGGGAAGGTCCTGCGCGACGGCCAGGGGCAGAAGGCGGGTGCCACCGACCCCGAGGCGCTCGACTGCGTGATCACCAACGCGCTGATCCTCGACTGGACGGGAATCTACAAGGCGGACGTCGGGATCAAGGACGGCCGCATCGCCGGCATCGGGAAGGCGGGCAACCCCGACACCATGGCGGACGTGACGCCCGGGATGGTGGTCGGCGTCACGACGGAAGCGATCGCCGGCGAAGGCCTGATCCTCACCGCCGGGGGGATCGATACGCACATCCACTTCATCAGTCCACAGCAGGCGCCGGACGCGATCGCGAGCGGCATCACCAGCTGGGTCGGCGGAGGGACGGGGCCGGCGACGGGAACCAACGCGACGACCTGCACTCCCGGAGCGTGGAACCTTGCCCGCATGCTGCAGGCGGTGGACGACCTGCCGTTGAACGTCGGGTTCACCGGCAAGGGGAACACCTCGCGGCCCGAAGGATTGCTCGATCAGATTCGCGCTGGCGCCATCGGGCTGAAGCTGCACGAGGACTGGGGCACGACCCCCGCGGCCATCGACTGCTGCCTCTCCGTCGCCGAAGGCGAGGACGTGCAGGTGACCATCCACACCGACACGCTCAACGAGTCGGGATTCGTCGACGACTCGATCGCCGCCTTCAAGGGGCGCACCATCCACACCTATCACTCGGAGGGCGCAGGTGGAGGGCATGCGCCGGACATCCTCCGCGTTTGCGGCGTCGCCTCGGTGCTCCCGTCCTCGACGAACCCGACCCGGCCCTTCACCGTGAACACGCTCGACGAGCACCTCGACATGCTGATGGTCTGTCACCATCTCGATCGCGAGATCGTCGAGGACGTCGCCTTCGCGGAGAGCCGCATCCGCGGGGAGACCATCGCCGCCGAGGACATCCTCCACGATCTGGGCGCCATCAGCATGATGTCGAGCGACAGCCAGGCGATGGGCCGCGTCGGCGAAGTGATCACGCGCACCTGGCAGACCGGCCACAAGATGCGCGAGCAGCGCGGGCGGCTGGCCGGGGAGCACGGAGAGAACGACAACCTGCGCATCCGCCGGTACGTGGCGAAGTACACGATCAATCCGGCCATCGCGCATGGATTCGCCGACGCGGTCGGCTCGGTGGAGATCGGGAAGCTTGCCGACCTGGTGCTCTGGAAGCCGGCGTTCTTCGGGATCAAGCCGGAGCTGGTGATCAAGGGAGGATTCATCGCCTGGGCGCAGATGGGGGATGCGGGAGCGTCGATCCCCACGCCCCAACCGCTGCTGATGCGCCCGATGTTCGGGGCGCGGGCGCCGGGAGCGATCAGCCTCGCGTTCGTTTCGCGGCGGGCGCTCGACGACGGCACGGTGACGCCGCTCGGGTTGCGCAAGCGGCTGCACGCGGTGCGCGGCTGCAGGTCGCTCGGCAAGCGCGACATGAAGCTGAACGACGCGCTGCCGAAGCTGGAGGTGGATCCGGAGAGCTACGAGGTGCGGGCCGACGGCGAGGTGTTGCGGTGCGAGCCCGCCACGCGGCTGCCCCTGTCGCAGAGGTACTCGCTGTTCTGA
- a CDS encoding urease accessory protein UreF — translation MWTVLQLADSAFPTGGFAHSAGLEAAAQAREVEGPEGVARFVRDAIWQAGWGALPLVRAAFEDPSALPRLDRRAETFLVNHVANRASRTQGRAFVSTAARVFPQRVGPVHARATGLKQHFAPLWGAVWHALGLGLDDAQRVLLWSTARNVLSAAVRLGLVGTHEAQALLAQLGHVLDEVHRACGGLGVEDLAQAAPLADLLQGTHDRLYSRLFQS, via the coding sequence ATGTGGACAGTGCTCCAGCTGGCGGATTCCGCGTTTCCAACCGGGGGCTTCGCGCACTCGGCAGGCCTGGAAGCGGCGGCCCAGGCGCGTGAGGTCGAAGGCCCCGAAGGCGTCGCGCGGTTCGTCCGCGATGCGATCTGGCAAGCCGGGTGGGGCGCGTTGCCGCTGGTGCGCGCGGCGTTCGAGGATCCCTCGGCATTGCCTCGGCTCGACCGGCGCGCCGAGACGTTTCTCGTGAACCACGTCGCGAACCGCGCGAGCCGGACGCAGGGACGCGCGTTTGTTTCGACGGCGGCGCGGGTGTTTCCGCAGCGGGTTGGCCCGGTGCACGCGCGGGCGACGGGTCTGAAGCAGCACTTCGCCCCGCTCTGGGGCGCGGTCTGGCATGCGCTCGGTCTCGGGCTGGACGATGCGCAGCGCGTCCTCCTCTGGAGCACCGCGCGCAACGTGTTGTCCGCCGCGGTGCGGCTCGGGCTGGTGGGGACGCACGAAGCGCAGGCGCTGCTCGCGCAGCTCGGGCACGTGCTCGACGAGGTTCACCGGGCCTGCGGCGGCCTGGGCGTCGAAGACCTGGCGCAAGCCGCGCCGTTGGCCGATCTGCTGCAGGGAACTCACGACCGGCTCTATTCACGGCTCTTCCAGTCCTGA